The following are encoded in a window of Candidatus Desulfatibia profunda genomic DNA:
- a CDS encoding hydrogenase iron-sulfur subunit: MAEEFNPKIITFACNWCAYSAADLAGVSRLQYPPNMRIIRLMCSGRVNPNFILKAFQMGVDGVLVSGUHMGDCHYLDGNVKAEKIFQITQELVKILGIEPARLRLEWISSAEGVRFAEVAREFTEQIKSLGPSTLKQAA; the protein is encoded by the coding sequence ATGGCTGAAGAATTCAATCCAAAGATCATTACATTTGCCTGCAACTGGTGCGCCTATTCGGCCGCCGACCTGGCAGGTGTCAGCCGTCTTCAATATCCGCCCAATATGCGCATCATCCGCTTGATGTGTTCCGGCCGGGTGAATCCCAATTTCATCCTCAAGGCGTTTCAAATGGGTGTCGACGGGGTTCTGGTGTCCGGGTGACATATGGGCGACTGCCATTACCTGGATGGTAATGTTAAGGCCGAAAAGATATTCCAAATAACCCAGGAGTTGGTCAAAATCCTCGGCATTGAGCCTGCCAGACTGCGCCTGGAATGGATCTCTTCGGCAGAAGGCGTGCGTTTTGCTGAGGTTGCCAGAGAATTTACCGAGCAGATCAAATCTTTGGGACCGTCAACCTTGAAGCAGGCGGCCTGA
- a CDS encoding CoB--CoM heterodisulfide reductase iron-sulfur subunit A family protein, whose amino-acid sequence MTQTKTGSVMVVGGGIAGMQAALDLADSGFYVYLVERSPSIGGVMAQLDKTFPTNDCSMUIISPKLVEVGRHLNIELLTLSEVVNISGEEGNFEIQILQHPRYVDMEKCIACGVCAEKCPKKVTNEYDAGLGKRKAAYVKYAQAVPLKYAIDEKNCIYFIKKGKCKACQKFCPADAINFEDQPKERTITVGAVLIAPGCKVYDPAAYDTYGYKKSPNIVTSLEFERILAATGPFSGHLIRPSDHVEPRKIAWIQCVGSRDMHPGSQPYCSAVCCTYAIKEAIIAKEHQKGQLDTAIFYIDIRTHGKDFERYYNRAQEAGVRFVKSKISTVLADGDTGNLLIRYTNEAGRRIEETFDIVVLSVGFGVSEDALDLAQKLGVELDQYQHALTGSFEPVRTSKPGVFVCGTFESPKDIPQSVIESSASAAAAESTLAESRGSLIHTKETPEEIDVRGELPRIGVFVCHCGTNIGGFLEVPDVVEYAKTLPNVVYAADNLFSCSQDTHEQITQIIKAQKLNRLVVAACSPRTHEPLFQETVRNAGINKYLFEMANIRNQCSWVHSSQKPEATEKAKDLVRMAVSKVNLLEPLSDPEITMNRSALIVGGGLSGITAARNLAQQGYLTYLVEKSDVLGGQALNLHETWRGEDVQKNLARLISEVKSDQNIKIMTGTEVKKVDGFVGNFQTTVETAGKERVIEHGVALLATGAEEFKPDAYLYGEDPGVLTGLELDRKFIDDNLPLNEIKSAVFIQCVGSRIKERPYCSKVCCTHSVKNALKLKELKPEMDVFIIYRDIRTYGLREELYREARAKGVVFIRYDVDQGLTVSKDQNGLNVRCTSYVLQREIEIRPDLLVLATAMVAPRENPVARLFKVPVNADGFFVEAHVKLQPIDFATKGVFVCGLAHSPKPVDEAVAQGLGAASRAVTFLSHEKVLGNAIVSNINAQFCRGCQQCLKVCPYQAIDFHEDRVVCEVNQAICTGCGSCAVACPTGAASIFHFDDQKVLAMVEAAFGG is encoded by the coding sequence ATGACTCAAACAAAAACAGGTTCGGTAATGGTGGTCGGTGGCGGGATAGCCGGAATGCAGGCGGCCCTGGATCTTGCCGACTCCGGCTTTTATGTCTACCTTGTGGAAAGGTCCCCTTCCATAGGCGGCGTCATGGCCCAGCTGGACAAGACCTTTCCCACCAATGACTGCTCCATGTGAATTATCTCGCCCAAACTGGTCGAGGTCGGCCGGCATCTTAACATAGAGCTTTTAACCTTGTCAGAGGTGGTGAACATCTCCGGCGAGGAAGGCAATTTTGAAATCCAGATCCTGCAGCATCCCCGCTATGTCGACATGGAAAAGTGTATCGCCTGCGGCGTGTGTGCCGAGAAGTGTCCGAAAAAGGTAACCAATGAATACGACGCCGGTCTGGGCAAACGCAAGGCGGCCTATGTCAAATACGCCCAGGCGGTCCCCTTAAAGTACGCCATCGATGAAAAAAATTGTATCTATTTTATTAAAAAGGGCAAGTGCAAGGCCTGTCAGAAGTTCTGTCCGGCCGATGCCATCAATTTTGAGGACCAGCCAAAAGAACGCACCATCACTGTCGGTGCGGTGCTGATCGCCCCCGGCTGCAAGGTGTACGATCCCGCCGCTTACGATACCTATGGCTATAAAAAATCTCCTAATATTGTAACCAGCCTGGAATTTGAGCGCATACTGGCTGCAACCGGACCTTTCAGCGGTCACCTGATTAGACCGTCGGATCACGTTGAACCCCGGAAGATTGCCTGGATTCAGTGTGTGGGTTCCAGAGACATGCACCCGGGATCACAGCCTTACTGTTCGGCGGTTTGCTGTACCTATGCCATCAAAGAGGCCATCATCGCCAAAGAGCACCAGAAGGGGCAGCTGGATACCGCCATATTTTATATTGATATCCGCACCCATGGAAAAGATTTTGAGCGCTACTACAACCGGGCGCAAGAAGCGGGCGTACGTTTTGTTAAATCAAAAATCAGCACGGTTCTCGCGGACGGCGATACGGGCAATCTGCTCATCCGCTATACCAACGAAGCCGGCCGGCGGATTGAAGAAACATTCGATATCGTGGTTCTGTCGGTCGGTTTTGGGGTGTCGGAGGATGCCCTGGATTTGGCCCAAAAACTGGGTGTTGAGCTTGATCAATATCAGCATGCCTTGACCGGCAGCTTTGAACCTGTACGCACGTCCAAACCCGGCGTTTTTGTGTGCGGCACCTTTGAAAGCCCCAAGGACATTCCCCAGTCGGTTATCGAGTCGAGTGCTTCGGCGGCGGCGGCGGAAAGCACGCTGGCCGAATCCCGCGGGTCCTTGATACATACCAAAGAAACCCCCGAAGAGATTGATGTGCGGGGAGAGCTCCCGCGGATCGGTGTATTTGTCTGTCATTGCGGGACCAATATCGGCGGTTTTTTAGAGGTTCCGGATGTGGTCGAATATGCCAAAACCCTGCCGAATGTGGTTTATGCCGCTGACAATCTGTTCAGCTGCTCCCAGGACACCCATGAACAGATAACCCAGATAATTAAAGCGCAGAAATTGAACCGGCTTGTGGTGGCGGCCTGCTCGCCGCGCACCCATGAGCCGCTCTTTCAAGAAACGGTACGCAATGCGGGTATCAATAAATATCTTTTTGAAATGGCCAACATTCGCAACCAATGCTCCTGGGTGCACAGCAGTCAAAAGCCAGAAGCCACCGAAAAGGCCAAAGACCTTGTACGCATGGCCGTATCCAAAGTGAACCTGCTTGAGCCGCTTTCCGATCCTGAAATAACAATGAACCGGTCTGCCCTAATCGTCGGCGGCGGTCTTTCCGGCATTACCGCGGCCAGGAACCTGGCCCAGCAGGGCTATCTCACCTATCTCGTTGAAAAGAGCGATGTCCTGGGCGGGCAGGCGCTGAACCTCCATGAAACCTGGCGGGGCGAAGATGTTCAAAAGAACCTGGCCAGGCTCATCAGTGAAGTAAAATCCGACCAGAACATCAAAATCATGACCGGCACCGAAGTAAAGAAAGTGGATGGGTTTGTCGGTAATTTTCAAACCACCGTTGAAACTGCCGGTAAGGAGCGGGTGATCGAACACGGTGTGGCGCTCCTTGCTACAGGTGCTGAAGAGTTCAAACCGGACGCGTATCTTTACGGTGAAGATCCAGGGGTTCTAACGGGGCTGGAGCTGGATCGGAAATTTATCGATGATAATCTGCCCTTAAATGAAATCAAATCGGCGGTCTTTATCCAGTGCGTCGGCTCACGGATCAAAGAAAGACCTTACTGTTCCAAAGTGTGCTGTACGCACTCGGTCAAGAATGCTCTCAAATTAAAAGAGTTAAAGCCCGAAATGGATGTCTTCATTATATACAGGGACATACGCACCTACGGATTGCGTGAGGAACTGTACCGTGAGGCCCGGGCCAAGGGCGTCGTCTTTATTCGGTATGACGTTGACCAAGGCTTAACCGTTTCCAAAGATCAAAACGGTCTGAATGTCCGGTGCACCAGTTATGTGCTGCAACGTGAAATCGAGATCAGACCGGACCTGCTGGTTCTGGCCACTGCGATGGTAGCACCGCGGGAAAATCCCGTAGCCCGGTTGTTCAAGGTGCCGGTGAATGCCGACGGCTTTTTTGTCGAAGCCCATGTCAAACTCCAGCCCATAGATTTTGCCACCAAAGGGGTGTTTGTCTGTGGTCTGGCCCATTCGCCCAAGCCTGTTGACGAAGCCGTTGCGCAAGGACTCGGGGCGGCTTCACGAGCGGTTACATTTTTATCCCATGAGAAGGTTCTCGGCAACGCCATCGTCTCCAATATTAATGCCCAGTTTTGCAGGGGTTGTCAGCAGTGCCTGAAGGTCTGTCCCTATCAGGCCATCGATTTTCATGAAGACCGTGTTGTTTGCGAGGTAAATCAGGCAATTTGCACGGGCTGCGGCTCATGTGCCGTGGCCTGTCCGACCGGCGCCGCCTCTATTTTCCACTTCGATGACCAGAAAGTGCTGGCGATGGTGGAAGCGGCATTTGGCGGCTGA
- a CDS encoding CoB--CoM heterodisulfide reductase iron-sulfur subunit B family protein — protein MKFALYIGCNIPARLKQYESSARAVLRKFDVGVTDIREFNCCGYPVRNMDHTAFVLASARNLALAARENLSVISLCKCCFGSLKKADHLIKENAALRAEINRILEKEGLKYDGDIEVKHFLSVLFHDIGIKTLKEKIEKPFSDLKIATHYGCHVLRPSKIVQFDDPVVPSIFDQLVEVTGARSIDWPMKLECCGAPVWGINDDLSMRLTEKKLADGDKAGADYLCTACPFCQMQFDTVQQMMRSGRSTDLQLPSVLYPQLLGLSLGIDRDLLGLEMNRLSLQGIEDFVRVPEAVET, from the coding sequence ATGAAGTTTGCGCTGTATATAGGATGTAACATCCCGGCCCGTCTCAAGCAGTACGAATCATCGGCAAGAGCGGTTTTACGTAAATTTGATGTAGGGGTGACAGATATCAGGGAGTTCAATTGTTGCGGTTACCCTGTAAGAAATATGGATCATACGGCATTTGTTTTGGCTTCGGCCAGAAACCTTGCTCTGGCGGCCAGAGAGAATTTAAGCGTGATCAGCCTGTGTAAATGCTGCTTCGGCAGCCTCAAGAAGGCGGACCATCTTATCAAGGAGAATGCCGCTTTGCGTGCAGAAATCAACAGGATTCTTGAAAAGGAAGGCCTGAAATATGATGGAGATATCGAGGTGAAACATTTTCTCTCTGTTCTCTTTCATGACATCGGTATTAAAACGCTCAAAGAGAAGATAGAAAAACCCTTTTCAGACTTAAAGATCGCCACGCATTACGGTTGTCACGTGCTCAGGCCGAGCAAGATCGTTCAATTCGATGATCCGGTGGTGCCTTCCATTTTTGATCAACTCGTGGAAGTTACCGGTGCCAGAAGCATCGACTGGCCGATGAAGCTGGAATGTTGCGGCGCCCCGGTGTGGGGCATAAATGACGATCTGTCCATGCGCTTGACCGAAAAGAAACTGGCGGACGGGGATAAAGCCGGTGCAGACTATCTGTGCACGGCCTGCCCATTCTGTCAGATGCAGTTCGATACGGTTCAACAGATGATGCGCTCCGGCCGGAGTACGGACCTTCAGCTGCCCTCCGTACTCTATCCCCAGCTTCTGGGACTGAGTTTGGGGATTGACCGGGATCTGCTGGGGCTGGAAATGAATCGGTTATCACTTCAGGGTATAGAAGATTTCGTTAGGGTACCGGAAGCGGTGGAAACTTAA
- a CDS encoding 4Fe-4S dicluster domain-containing protein, translating to MFFTVSLYVALAVFGLGLVYKTSTWFRYSIGIEAEKIPTSVRISAAIKGIAASVFSAKIATLIKVFVLDVILQIKILRQDFLRWLMHICIYIGFILLLLMHALDNFVSSALFTDYYSTINPFMFLRDLFGAMVILGVAIAVYRRFILKVPRLETNAMDYYAIIILAVIMISGVLLEGAKITSYTEFQIMMEDYAGLDDEAAIEALESYWAEYFGVVSPNVKAPFDEDVLSQGQEIHEESCMDCHSRPQWAFAGYAVAKISKPIALALDRAQSATILWYIHFLACFIGLAYLPLSKMFHIFASPLSLLANAVMQKGKSDPANIATRQIMELDACTHCCTCTLNCSAAVFFEHFPNTNILPSEKILSIKYLAAGKPLSADELRHIQEGVYLCTNCSRCTVACPAGINLQDLWFNVRESLLQKGYPEFFALSPLSFYRGLMKEDADKDTYQKPLDQAREAIADTCELMKIQDKILSLSGIDPGFKAGLSRSDQADTFLACFGCETCSTVCPVVASYDNPRAALGLLPHQIMHSCGLGLKDLALGSNMLWYCLTCYQCQERCPQGVSVTDILYELKNAAVEQVKERSNQEKPK from the coding sequence ATGTTTTTCACTGTTTCGTTGTATGTTGCCTTGGCAGTTTTCGGATTGGGTCTGGTCTATAAAACATCAACCTGGTTTCGCTACAGCATTGGCATAGAAGCCGAAAAAATTCCCACCTCGGTACGGATTTCCGCAGCCATTAAAGGGATTGCTGCGAGCGTGTTCAGCGCAAAAATAGCAACGCTGATAAAGGTTTTTGTACTCGATGTCATTTTGCAGATTAAGATATTGCGGCAGGATTTTCTCAGATGGCTTATGCACATCTGTATATATATCGGTTTTATACTGCTTCTTCTGATGCATGCCCTCGATAATTTCGTTAGTTCCGCACTTTTTACGGATTATTATTCAACAATCAACCCGTTTATGTTTTTAAGGGATCTGTTCGGCGCTATGGTCATCCTGGGAGTCGCCATTGCCGTTTACAGGCGCTTTATTTTAAAGGTGCCCCGTCTGGAAACCAATGCCATGGATTACTATGCGATCATTATTCTGGCAGTGATCATGATTTCAGGAGTTCTGCTGGAAGGCGCGAAAATCACTTCTTACACCGAATTTCAGATCATGATGGAAGATTATGCCGGTCTGGATGATGAAGCGGCCATTGAGGCCCTGGAAAGCTACTGGGCCGAGTATTTTGGAGTGGTCTCCCCGAATGTAAAGGCCCCCTTTGATGAGGACGTTTTGTCTCAGGGCCAGGAGATCCACGAGGAGAGTTGTATGGACTGCCATTCACGACCTCAGTGGGCCTTTGCAGGTTATGCGGTTGCTAAAATTTCAAAACCGATCGCTTTGGCGCTGGATCGGGCGCAAAGTGCCACCATACTTTGGTATATTCATTTCCTGGCGTGTTTTATCGGCCTGGCCTATCTGCCTTTGAGTAAGATGTTTCATATCTTTGCCAGCCCATTGAGCCTGCTTGCCAATGCAGTTATGCAGAAAGGGAAATCAGACCCCGCCAACATTGCCACCCGGCAGATTATGGAGCTGGACGCCTGCACCCACTGCTGCACCTGCACCCTGAACTGCTCGGCGGCGGTATTTTTTGAGCATTTTCCCAATACCAACATTCTTCCTTCTGAAAAGATTTTGTCGATAAAATATCTGGCGGCAGGCAAACCGCTGAGTGCGGACGAACTCAGGCACATTCAGGAAGGCGTCTATCTTTGTACTAACTGTAGTCGCTGTACGGTAGCCTGCCCGGCCGGCATTAACTTGCAGGACTTGTGGTTTAATGTTAGAGAGTCGCTCCTGCAAAAGGGTTATCCGGAATTTTTTGCGTTGTCTCCCCTGTCCTTTTATCGCGGCCTGATGAAAGAAGATGCCGATAAGGACACTTACCAAAAACCGCTGGATCAGGCCCGGGAAGCGATTGCCGATACATGTGAGCTCATGAAAATACAGGACAAGATCTTATCACTGTCCGGTATTGATCCGGGGTTCAAAGCCGGTTTGAGCCGGTCGGATCAGGCAGACACCTTCCTGGCTTGCTTTGGTTGTGAAACCTGCAGCACGGTATGCCCGGTCGTCGCCAGCTACGACAATCCCCGGGCAGCACTGGGGCTTTTGCCGCATCAGATCATGCACTCCTGCGGACTGGGCTTAAAGGATTTGGCCCTGGGTTCAAATATGCTGTGGTACTGTCTGACCTGTTACCAGTGCCAGGAGCGTTGTCCCCAAGGCGTAAGTGTCACGGACATACTGTATGAACTTAAAAATGCGGCGGTCGAACAGGTAAAAGAAAGGTCGAATCAGGAAAAGCCGAAATAA
- a CDS encoding TatD family hydrolase, whose product MKLFDSHCHLDDQTFDADIDAVIQRMQAAGVAAAMIVGTTQERSIRAVSIAESYPGCYASVGIHPHDAKEGSEETLKFLVNLAKNPKVRAWGEIGLDFNRMFSPRKDQEMWLVRQLEIAAELDLAVIFHERDSSGRLIEILKTCHKTFHAGVIHCFSGEKSELKQYLDLGLYIGITGIVTIKNRGAELRKLAPLIPADRILVETDAPYLTPVPEKNHTRRNEPAFVRSVLLKLAEVRREDPEHFSAQVWKNTCRLFNIQINQRVQTLL is encoded by the coding sequence ATGAAGCTGTTTGACAGCCACTGCCATCTTGACGACCAAACCTTTGACGCCGATATCGATGCGGTTATTCAACGCATGCAGGCAGCGGGCGTTGCCGCAGCGATGATCGTCGGAACCACCCAAGAGCGTTCCATCAGAGCCGTTTCCATAGCCGAATCCTATCCGGGTTGCTATGCGTCGGTCGGCATTCATCCTCACGATGCCAAGGAGGGCAGTGAAGAAACCCTTAAATTTCTTGTCAACCTTGCCAAGAACCCCAAGGTAAGAGCTTGGGGAGAGATCGGTCTTGATTTCAACCGCATGTTCTCCCCCAGAAAAGATCAGGAAATGTGGCTGGTGCGGCAGCTTGAGATCGCCGCAGAATTGGATCTTGCGGTAATATTCCATGAACGGGACAGCAGCGGTCGCCTGATCGAAATCCTGAAAACCTGCCATAAAACGTTTCACGCAGGGGTCATACACTGCTTCAGTGGCGAAAAAAGTGAGTTGAAACAGTATCTTGATCTTGGTCTTTATATCGGCATCACCGGTATTGTAACCATCAAAAACCGCGGCGCCGAATTGCGCAAGCTTGCCCCTCTTATCCCGGCAGACCGCATCCTGGTGGAAACCGACGCCCCCTACCTGACGCCTGTTCCTGAAAAAAATCACACCCGGCGCAATGAACCGGCCTTTGTACGCTCGGTCCTTTTAAAACTGGCGGAGGTGCGCCGGGAAGATCCCGAGCATTTCTCGGCACAGGTATGGAAAAATACCTGCCGCTTGTTCAATATCCAAATTAACCAGCGCGTCCAGACTCTGCTTTAA
- a CDS encoding TIGR00153 family protein: protein MRIPFISMFMTSPFEGLQEHAEKVKECAWTFQQAVECHIADRCIRFEDFRAEIIAMESQADAIKRRIRGHIPMGTVMPVAKFQLFLYLREQDSVLDAVEDVLDWISYRTDPGIPQELEKDFLQLVDVVIDPIDELSEMVKAAREYFKSYSESQRVVVKEIIRKLRRQEHEADKIEDMVKRKAFNLKTDPVTVFHMVRLAEIIGSVADHAENAGDVMRAMIAK, encoded by the coding sequence ATGCGCATCCCGTTTATTTCCATGTTCATGACCTCGCCATTTGAAGGCCTGCAGGAGCATGCTGAAAAAGTTAAAGAATGCGCCTGGACATTTCAGCAGGCCGTGGAGTGTCACATTGCCGACCGCTGCATACGATTCGAAGACTTCCGCGCGGAAATTATCGCGATGGAAAGCCAGGCCGATGCGATCAAGCGGCGCATCCGCGGCCATATTCCCATGGGGACGGTGATGCCTGTCGCTAAATTTCAACTGTTCCTCTATTTAAGAGAGCAGGATTCCGTGCTGGATGCAGTCGAAGATGTTCTCGACTGGATATCCTATCGCACCGATCCCGGCATCCCGCAAGAACTGGAAAAGGATTTCCTGCAACTGGTCGATGTCGTCATCGATCCAATCGATGAACTGAGTGAAATGGTCAAAGCAGCCAGAGAGTACTTTAAAAGTTATTCCGAGTCACAGCGCGTTGTCGTCAAGGAGATTATCCGCAAGCTGCGCCGGCAGGAACACGAAGCCGACAAAATAGAAGATATGGTCAAGCGCAAAGCTTTTAATCTGAAAACCGACCCGGTGACCGTATTTCACATGGTCAGGCTGGCTGAAATCATCGGATCCGTAGCCGATCACGCCGAAAATGCCGGAGACGTGATGCGGGCCATGATTGCAAAATAG
- a CDS encoding inorganic phosphate transporter, which yields MAWNIGANDVANAMATSVGAKAITIRQAIFLAGVLNLLGAMFIGSHVTDTIRKGIVSTEILSDPHMALIGALSALLAAALWVSFSTLMALPVSTTHSIVGAMIGFGIMAGGFSVINWGKFGAVVLSWIISPLFSIIIAYVMFKFIVLVVLSRKDPFSWALKLSPFFIGLTVFVVVLSFLFKTPLGTSLALESWAALVAAALMAVFSGFAGMYVLKNVVKNKKDGAEAIFKYIQVGTACYVALAQGANDVANAIGPLAVIYFLVKTGTVGAKVPVPGFLLVFGGIGIACGIAMAGHRVMDTMGRKITLLSNTRGFSVEFAAATTVLVASKMGLPVSTTHAAVGGVLGVGLARGIEAVNFSIVFRIMLYWLLTVPVAALTSMLIFKILQLFIL from the coding sequence ATGGCCTGGAACATCGGCGCCAATGATGTGGCCAATGCCATGGCAACATCTGTCGGCGCCAAGGCGATTACCATCCGCCAGGCCATATTTCTTGCCGGAGTTTTGAATCTTCTTGGCGCTATGTTTATCGGCTCCCATGTTACCGATACGATCCGTAAAGGGATTGTTTCCACCGAGATTCTGTCCGACCCGCATATGGCCCTTATCGGCGCACTTTCAGCCCTGCTGGCGGCGGCCCTGTGGGTGAGCTTTTCCACCTTAATGGCCCTGCCGGTCTCGACCACCCATTCGATTGTCGGGGCCATGATCGGCTTTGGCATTATGGCCGGCGGATTTTCGGTCATCAACTGGGGGAAATTCGGCGCCGTGGTGCTGAGCTGGATCATTTCGCCTCTTTTTAGTATTATCATTGCCTATGTTATGTTTAAGTTTATCGTTCTGGTTGTACTTTCACGAAAGGATCCATTTTCCTGGGCGCTGAAGTTGTCGCCTTTTTTTATCGGCTTAACTGTCTTTGTGGTTGTATTGTCTTTTCTGTTCAAAACACCTTTGGGCACAAGCCTGGCCCTCGAATCCTGGGCAGCACTGGTCGCGGCTGCGCTTATGGCCGTTTTTTCCGGATTTGCCGGTATGTATGTTTTGAAAAATGTTGTTAAAAATAAGAAAGATGGCGCAGAGGCAATCTTTAAGTATATCCAGGTTGGAACCGCCTGCTATGTAGCCCTGGCACAGGGCGCCAATGATGTGGCCAATGCCATCGGTCCCCTGGCGGTAATTTATTTTCTGGTTAAAACCGGTACCGTCGGCGCCAAGGTGCCGGTGCCCGGTTTTCTCCTGGTTTTTGGGGGCATCGGCATCGCCTGCGGCATTGCCATGGCAGGTCATCGGGTCATGGACACCATGGGTAGAAAAATTACCTTATTGAGCAATACTCGCGGTTTTTCGGTGGAATTTGCCGCGGCTACAACAGTCCTGGTCGCCTCAAAAATGGGCCTGCCGGTCTCGACCACCCATGCGGCCGTCGGCGGTGTCCTGGGAGTGGGCCTTGCCCGTGGAATTGAAGCCGTAAATTTTAGCATTGTATTTAGAATTATGTTATACTGGCTTCTAACCGTACCGGTTGCGGCCCTGACCAGCATGCTTATTTTCAAAATACTTCAACTATTCATTTTATAA